The following are encoded together in the Microtus pennsylvanicus isolate mMicPen1 chromosome 8, mMicPen1.hap1, whole genome shotgun sequence genome:
- the LOC142855992 gene encoding acidic leucine-rich nuclear phosphoprotein 32 family member E-like isoform X1, translated as MEMKKKINLELKNRAPEEVTELVLDNCLCVNGEIEGLNDTFKELEFLSMANVELSSLARLPSLNKLRKLELSDNIISGGLEVLAEKCPNLTYLNLSGNKIKDLSTVEALQNLKNLKSLDLFNCEITNLEDYRESIFELLQQITYLDGFDQENNEAPDSEEEDEEDGDEDEEDEEEDEAGPPEGYEEEEEEEDEDEDEAGSEAGEGEEEVGLSYLMKEEIQDEEDDDDYVDEGEEEEEEEEEGVRGEKRKRDAEDDGEEDDD; from the coding sequence atggagatgaagaagaagattAACCTGGAGTTGAAGAACAGAGCCCCGGAGGAGGTGACAGAGTTAGTCCTTGATAATTGCTTGTGTGTCAATGGGGAGATCGAAGGCCTCAATGACACCTTTAAAGAACTGGAGTTTCTTAGTATGGCCAACGTGGAATTGAGTTCCTTGGCCCGGCTTCCCAGCTTGAATAAACTTCGAAAGTTGGAACTCAGCGACAATATAATATCTGGAGGCTTGGAAGTCCTGGCAGAGAAATGTCCAAATCTTACCTACCTCAATCTGAGcggaaacaaaatcaaagatcTCAGTACAGTAGAAGCTCTGCAAAATCTTAAGAATTTGAAAAGTCTCGACTTGTTTAACTGTGAGATCACAAATCTGGAGGACTACCGAGAAAGCATTTTCGAGCTGCTGCAGCAGATCACCTACTTAGATGGATTCGACCAGGAGAACAACGAGGCCCCCGACTCGgaagaggaggacgaggaggatggagatgaagatgaggaagatgaggaggaagatgaagctgGTCCACCTGAAGGatatgaagaggaggaggaagaggaggatgaagatGAGGATGAAGCAGGTTCAGAAgcgggagagggagaagaggaggtgggcCTCTCATActtaatgaaagaagaaattcaggatgaagaagatgatgatgattatgttgatgaaggggaagaagaggaagaagaggaagaagagggtgtgcggggagagaaaaggaagcgAGATGCTGAAGATGATGGAGAGGAAGACGATGACTAG
- the LOC142855992 gene encoding acidic leucine-rich nuclear phosphoprotein 32 family member E-like isoform X2, translated as MEMKKKINLELKNRAPEEVTELVLDNCLCVNGEIEGLNDTFKELEFLSMANVELSSLARLPSLNKLRKLELSDNIISGGLEVLAEKCPNLTYLNLSGNKIKDLSTVEALMEMKMRKMRRKMKLVHLKDMKRRRKRRMKMRMKQVQKREREKRRWASHT; from the exons atggagatgaagaagaagattAACCTGGAGTTGAAGAACAGAGCCCCGGAGGAGGTGACAGAGTTAGTCCTTGATAATTGCTTGTGTGTCAATGGGGAGATCGAAGGCCTCAATGACACCTTTAAAGAACTGGAGTTTCTTAGTATGGCCAACGTGGAATTGAGTTCCTTGGCCCGGCTTCCCAGCTTGAATAAACTTCGAAAGTTGGAACTCAGCGACAATATAATATCTGGAGGCTTGGAAGTCCTGGCAGAGAAATGTCCAAATCTTACCTACCTCAATCTGAGcggaaacaaaatcaaagatcTCAGTACAGTAGAAGCTCT gatggagatgaagatgaggaagatgaggaggaagatgaagctgGTCCACCTGAAGGatatgaagaggaggaggaagaggaggatgaagatGAGGATGAAGCAGGTTCAGAAgcgggagagggagaagaggaggtgggcCTCTCATActtaa